The sequence GCCGAAGCATTGGTATATGCTCCGGCTCTTGGTATTTCCGATCCGTCGGGAAAAGATATGGTGGAGTTTTTTATTGAAAAGTTATTATAGAAATTAAGCTGTTCAAAAAGTTGTAAAGAACGTCATTCTGAATTCATTTCAGAATCTGACGCCACTATTTACCAGTAGTTTAAAGATCCTGAAACAAGTTCAGGATGACGAACAAGGGCTTTTTGAACTGCCTCTACTTTTTTATTCCGTAAGTTTTTCCAAAGTCTTTTTTATGTCGCCGGGAGTGCTCATAATTTTCATAAAAGTGCCCATGGTAAGTTCCGGCCAGTGCAATGCAATTCTGTATTTACCGGGCAGTATGGAAGCAGTATTTCCTTGCAAAATAATTTCATAAGGCATGGCAGCCACATGATCGTCGCCAATGATCGGTAAAAAGTGTGCCTCTCCGTCTTCCGTATTATTTAAACCAACTCCCCAAACAGCTACTTGCTTATCGTTGTAAACCAATTCATAAACTTTTTGTGTTTCTCCTTTTCCGGCTTCCAGGTTCTGTTGAATAGTTTGTAAACCTTCATCAAACGAGGCAAAAGTTTTCAGTTCTTCAGCATCGGTGAAGTAAGGCATCATTACTTTATAGTGGTATTTCTGTAATTTCTTCTTGTCGAGCGTACCGCCAAAAGCTTTATTTAAAGTCCCAACATTTTGCATGGCCGCCACTGCCTGATCTGAGATTGCTTTTAAAGCATCTTCCTGTTGTTCTAAGCCGTCAATGAAATAAGCATAAAAAAGGTAAATAGGATTGATCATACTTATTTGAAGCATTTCGCCTTCTTTTTTAAACCCAATTTTTAATGTCGCTGCCAATGCTCCCCGGTCATTAAAGCCAAGGGCAATTTTTTCCAAATCAGGATGTGTGTAACATATTACGCCCAAATCGTGTGATTGGGAAGGATTGTATTCTCCGGTTATTTTGAAACCCGATTCGGTTAACGCTGATTTTGTTCTTGCCATTCCATCGGCCATCGTTTCGTTTGAACTACTGATAAGAAAATAGGCCGATTCCTCTTGTGCAAATAGCGATGAGATTGATAACAGACAAATACAGGTGATTAAAATTGTTCGTTTCATATTTTTACTGATTTAGTTTTGGCTAAATGTAATGCCTTCAATACAATCGGTATGAGGGACAGCTATGATACATATCATAGGAATAATGTTAATATATATGCAAATAGAGTGAATAAATATGCATAATTGGCAAAAAGCTTTTCTAATGATTTAAAAATTCTTCATATTTGCAGCACTAAATTTTTGAAAAAGAAAGAAATGAAAGTTTTAAAATTCGGAGGAACATCGGTTGGATCGCCTGATAATATGAGGGCTGTTATGGATCTGGTAACCGATGGTGAGAAAAAAATTGTGGTCTTATCGGCCATGTCAGGTACAACCAATGCATTAGTGGAAATTTCAAATTATCTTCATAAAAAGAATAAAGACACTGCGCGCATTTTTATTGGTAAGCTTGAACAAAACTATAAACAGGTAGTTGCTGAACTCTTTACCTCCGATGAAAACAAGAAGAAGGGATTACTGGTTGTTAAGGAAGCTTTTGATACAATAAAATCGTTTACATCAGGCGCTTTCGATTTGGTTGGCGAAAATACTATTCTGGCTCAGGGCGAAATTATTTCTACCAATTTGGTAACCTTGCTGATGAATGAAAATGGACACAAAACCAAACTTCTGCCTGCTCTTGATTTTATGAAAATTGATGAGGATATGGCGGCAGACTTACCTTTTATTCGCCAGCATATTAAACCGGTTTTGGAGACTGTTGGAGAAGCTGATTATTACATTACTCAGGGATTTATTTGCCGTGATGCGAATAACGATATAAATAACCTGCAACGTGGAGGTAGTGATTATACCGCTTCGTTGATCGGGGCCGCAATCGATGCAGACGAAATCCAGATTTGGACAGATATCGACGGTTTTCATAATAACGATCCACGTTACGTTGAGAATACGAAGAAGATCGATCAATTGTCGTTTAACGAAGCTGCCGAGCTGGCCTTTTTCGGAGCAAAAATCCTGCATCCGCAAACGGTGTTACCGGCACGCGTTCAGAATATTCCGGTTCGTTTAAAAAATACGATGAATCCGACAGACGATGGTACGCTTATTACTTCAGAATCGGATGGACGAGGAATTAAAGCTGTGGCTGCCAAAGACGGAATTACTGCTATTAAAATTCGCTCGGGAAGGATGTTAAACGCCTATGGTTTCCTGTCGAAGATCTTTAAAATATTTGCCGATTTCCGTACACCGATCGACATGATTTCGACATCGGAGGTAGCTGTTTCGTTAACTATCGACGATACAAGAAATCTGGAATCGATAAAAGAAGAGCTGGATAATTTCGGTACAGTAATTATCGATCAGGATATGACTATCGTTTGTATTGTTGGCGATATCATCCAGGAAGAGCAAGGATTTGCACCTAAAGTGTTTAAAGCACTTGATGGTATTCCTATTCGTATGATTTCATATGGTGGAAGCAAGCACAATATTTCGGTTTTAGTGCCAACTGATCGTAAAAAAGAAACGTTACAGGCTTTAAGCGATAACTTATTAAATGGCTAATTAGCGGAAGAATTTCCGAATAGTCTGCAGATCTCAAATTAGATCCAAAATTTAGAATTCGGGAAACTGGAGTTTTAAATTCTGGGGCTTGTTTGGGATTTGTTTTTTTTGGCCGGAGTTGGCCGAAAGCTGGTAAACCTCTGATGCTTTAAATCGTGATGCGATATTTATCTCGAACCGCTCGCTTAGTGGTTGCATTGTTTGCAATGCTTTTTCGTGCGTATTATTATCCTTCGAAATATGGCTGAGAAATACACATCTCAGTTCGCCGTTGGTATGCTGATCCAGCAATTCGAAAGCCTGGTCGTTTGACAGGTGTCCAACATTAGAGGCAACCCTCTCTTTCAGAAATTGTGGATAGCGGCCTTCCCAAAGCATTTTGTCGTCGTAATTTGATTCAAGGAAAAGAGCATTGCACAAACTCAAATGTTCCTTCACATTGTCACAAGCTTCTCCGATATCGGTGAATACACCAACATTAATGTCCTTGTAACGTATTCTGAATGAATACGGATCGGCAGCATCGTGATTTTTTGACACCGGATAAACCGTGAATTCGTCTACCTCAATCTGTTGCTCCGACTGAAAAAAACGTGGATTATCGGGACGCAGGTTTTTATAGGCGCCATCGTATGTTTTTGCGCTCATATACACCGGTATCTGAAGTCGTTTCCCCATAACCCGGGCACCGCGCATGTGGTCGCTGTGTTCGTGGGTAATAAAAAGTGCCCGTAATTTGTTTGCATCCAAACCGCATTCATCCATGCGTTTCAGAATCTGCTTGGTGGAAATTCCGGCGTCAACTAATATGGCAGTCTTATCATTGCCAATGTAATAGCAGTTCCCGTTACTTCCTGATGCGATGGCACAAATTTCGAGCATATTGTTTTGTTAATTGTCATCGCCCGTTTTGGTGCAGGCGATGACTATGGTGTTTTTTTATTTTACGAGTTTTGAAATGGCACGGAACGAAGGATCTCCGGCTGAACAAGTCAACTCAAACAGGATCGATTCATACGAAGTCATCATAATCCCTTCGTAGCGGAAACGTTCTTTTGCCAATTCAACATTTGCTGCTGTGCGCGATGATACACAGTCCATAACAACAATAGGGTTTAAACCTGCAGCTTTCAAATCAACAGCGGTTTGTAGTACGCAAACGTGTGATTCAATTCCTGAAATGATAATGTTTTTTGCGCCCAATTCTTTTAATTTATCGGCTATTTCAGGCACTTGAAAACAGCTAAAATCTTTCTTCTCAAAGTAGCTGAATTGGTCAAAAGATGCCTGGATTTCAGGCACAGTTTCGCCCAAACCTTTGGTGTATTGTTGCGATACCAGCATTGGCACCTCCAGTTCCTTTAAGCCCTGCGTTAATATCTCGCAATTTTTTAGCGATGTTTCTTTATCGTTCATGGCGGCTATCAGTCGCTCCTGAATATCGATAACTAATCCAACTGTATTTTCTTTTGTAATTCTCATCTTCAATTTTTGGTTATAAATCTTAACAAATTAATCCTCTCAATCTCAATCCAATTTTCTATCAATTCTTTTTCTCGCTCTTCGCCTGTAAACGCGATTTGCTGCCAAGGTAACCTCCGTGGTGTCGTTTGGCGTAATCGTCGTTGGTGAAGCCAATTTTGTTCATCATCGATACCACAAGTGCATCGCCAATTACCGTCATCACTGTTGTTGAAGTGGTTGGTGAAAGTCCCAACGGACATACTTCTTTCGGATTTCCGGTATAAATAAAAGCATCAGCTTGTTTGGCCAGCTCACCTTCCGGATTACTTGAAATTACGATCAGCGGAACTCCGGCATATAAATTCTCAGCCAGCACAATAAGCTCAATAATTTCGCGGGTCTTTCCTGAATTTGAGATGACCAGCAAAACATCATTTTCCTGCAACACACCAAGGTCGCCATGTTGCGATTCGCTGGGGTGAAGAAAAACTGCAGGTGTACCTGTTGAGCTAAATGTGGTTGCAATGTTCAATGCAATTTGTCCGGCTTTGCCCATTCCGCTGGTAACCAGTTTCCCTTTTTTCTGGTGTACCTGTTGATGTATTAATTCAATGGCATCAAGCATTCCGTTTTCAACAGGAATTGCCTGAATGGCCTTTGCTTCGTGTTCTATAACTTGTCTGATCGCTTCCTTCATTGTTGTCTGTTTTAGTGATGCAAATCTACTGTAAAAAAACGAGGTGGCTGGTTAGGGCAGAACTGTTTTAAAAGATTTTTACATTCAAGTGATTTTGGTTACAAAGAAAATGTGTTATAAGTCATAAAATTTATAAAACAAAATGCTGTGTTTAGCGGTTAAATAATCATTACATTTAACATTAAATTTAAAAAAACTAAAAGTCGATTGCGTAACAAACCAATGTTTGAATCGGGTTTTTACGGAGATTCAATTTCAATTGGCTTTTAACGACAAACAATTATTATATGAAATGAGCATTTAAATGGATTCGCACCAAATAGAAATGATTAAGCGTAAAATGCGAATTCCATACGATGCCGTTCAAAGTAAATATTTAATCGTATGAAAATTCACGAATATCAAGCCCGAAATTTATTCAGGAAGTACGGGATTCCTGTACCGGAAGGTGTTGTTTGCCATTCGGTTGATGAAGTAAAACAAAATGTGTCGGACAAAGACAAATTGCGTGTAGTAAAGGCGCAGGTGCATGTTGGCGGACGTGGAAAAGCCGGTGGTGTTAAATTGGCAAAAACAAAGGCTGAGGCCGTTGAAAAAGCCGATGAAATACTGGGCATGGACATTAAAGGCATTTGCGTTGAAAAAGTGCTGGTTGCCGATGCTGTTGACATTGAAAAGGAATTTTACGTTGGCCTCATCAACGATCGGAATACCAAGTCGGTTACACTGATGGCCAGTGCCGAAGGTGGTGTTGAAATTGAAGAAGTGGCAAAAGTTTCGCCGGAGAAAATTATCAAAATGGCTATCGATCCATCGATGGGATTAATGCCGTGGCAGTCGCGAAAAATTGCCATGCAGTTGTTCGAAGATCCAAAAGAAATCAGACAATGCGCCAATATCCTGGTAAAACTCTATCAACTTTATGTTGATACCGATTCATCGTTGGCTGAGATTAATCCCTTGGTTTTAACTCCGGACAAACAAGTTTTGGCTATCGACGGAAAAATGAATTTTGACGACAATGCTTTGTATCGTCAGAAAGAAATTTTGAGCATGCGCGAAGCCGATAAAGATGAGTTGAAAGAGATTGAAGCAAATGCAAAAGGTCTTTCATACATTAAACTCGACGGAAATATTGGTTGTATGGTAAATGGTGCCGGTTTGGCAATGGCAACCATGGATATGATTAAATTGTACGGCGGCGAACCTGCTAACTTCCTTGATATTGGTGGTTCATCAAACCCGCAAAAAGTGGTTGATGCCATGAATATTTTGCTGGGCGACCAGAATGTAAAATCAGTAATGATTAACATTTTTGGTGGTATTACCCGTTGCGACGATGTTGCTCGTGGTTTGGTAACAGCTCTCGATCAGATAAAAACAGAGGTACCAATTGTAATTCGTTTGTCAGGAACGAATGCCAAAGAAGGCCTGGCAATTATTCAACAAACTGGATTGCCGGTTGTAGAAACCATGCGCGAAGCCGCTCAGAAAGCAATCGAGTTAAGTAAATAGGATTTCGGAAAGAAAAAAATGGAAAAATGAGCATACTAATAAATAAAGATACAAAAGTAATAGTACAGGGAATTACCGGTCGCGACGGTGCTTTTCATACCTCAAAAATGAAAGCCTACGGAACAAATGTGGTTGGTGGAACTTCGCCTGGTAAAGCCGGACAGGAAGTGGATGGAGTACCTGTTTTTAACAGTGTTGAGGATGCTGTTAAAGCAACCGGCGCCAATGCTTCGGTAATATTTGTGCCTGCAGCTTTTGCCGCCGACGCCATAATGGAAGCCAGTTATGCTGGTATTGAATTGGTGGTTTGTATTACCGAACATGTTCCGGTTCAGGACATGATTAAAGTAACTCCGGTTTTGAAGAAACATGGTACGAAACTGATTGGTGCTAACTGCCCGGGATTAATTACTCCCGACGAGTGCTTGATAGGAATTTTGCCCGCCATGATCTTTAAAAAAGGAAATGTTGGTTTGATTTCGCGTTCGGGAACATTGACCTACGAAGTTGTAAACATGTTGACTGAAAGCGGCCTGGGGCAAACCACTTGTGTTGGTATTGGTGGAGACG comes from uncultured Draconibacterium sp. and encodes:
- a CDS encoding aspartate kinase codes for the protein MKVLKFGGTSVGSPDNMRAVMDLVTDGEKKIVVLSAMSGTTNALVEISNYLHKKNKDTARIFIGKLEQNYKQVVAELFTSDENKKKGLLVVKEAFDTIKSFTSGAFDLVGENTILAQGEIISTNLVTLLMNENGHKTKLLPALDFMKIDEDMAADLPFIRQHIKPVLETVGEADYYITQGFICRDANNDINNLQRGGSDYTASLIGAAIDADEIQIWTDIDGFHNNDPRYVENTKKIDQLSFNEAAELAFFGAKILHPQTVLPARVQNIPVRLKNTMNPTDDGTLITSESDGRGIKAVAAKDGITAIKIRSGRMLNAYGFLSKIFKIFADFRTPIDMISTSEVAVSLTIDDTRNLESIKEELDNFGTVIIDQDMTIVCIVGDIIQEEQGFAPKVFKALDGIPIRMISYGGSKHNISVLVPTDRKKETLQALSDNLLNG
- a CDS encoding MBL fold metallo-hydrolase, with translation MLEICAIASGSNGNCYYIGNDKTAILVDAGISTKQILKRMDECGLDANKLRALFITHEHSDHMRGARVMGKRLQIPVYMSAKTYDGAYKNLRPDNPRFFQSEQQIEVDEFTVYPVSKNHDAADPYSFRIRYKDINVGVFTDIGEACDNVKEHLSLCNALFLESNYDDKMLWEGRYPQFLKERVASNVGHLSNDQAFELLDQHTNGELRCVFLSHISKDNNTHEKALQTMQPLSERFEINIASRFKASEVYQLSANSGQKKQIPNKPQNLKLQFPEF
- a CDS encoding isochorismatase family protein; translation: MRITKENTVGLVIDIQERLIAAMNDKETSLKNCEILTQGLKELEVPMLVSQQYTKGLGETVPEIQASFDQFSYFEKKDFSCFQVPEIADKLKELGAKNIIISGIESHVCVLQTAVDLKAAGLNPIVVMDCVSSRTAANVELAKERFRYEGIMMTSYESILFELTCSAGDPSFRAISKLVK
- a CDS encoding SIS domain-containing protein, whose amino-acid sequence is MKEAIRQVIEHEAKAIQAIPVENGMLDAIELIHQQVHQKKGKLVTSGMGKAGQIALNIATTFSSTGTPAVFLHPSESQHGDLGVLQENDVLLVISNSGKTREIIELIVLAENLYAGVPLIVISSNPEGELAKQADAFIYTGNPKEVCPLGLSPTTSTTVMTVIGDALVVSMMNKIGFTNDDYAKRHHGGYLGSKSRLQAKSEKKN
- the sucC gene encoding ADP-forming succinate--CoA ligase subunit beta — translated: MKIHEYQARNLFRKYGIPVPEGVVCHSVDEVKQNVSDKDKLRVVKAQVHVGGRGKAGGVKLAKTKAEAVEKADEILGMDIKGICVEKVLVADAVDIEKEFYVGLINDRNTKSVTLMASAEGGVEIEEVAKVSPEKIIKMAIDPSMGLMPWQSRKIAMQLFEDPKEIRQCANILVKLYQLYVDTDSSLAEINPLVLTPDKQVLAIDGKMNFDDNALYRQKEILSMREADKDELKEIEANAKGLSYIKLDGNIGCMVNGAGLAMATMDMIKLYGGEPANFLDIGGSSNPQKVVDAMNILLGDQNVKSVMINIFGGITRCDDVARGLVTALDQIKTEVPIVIRLSGTNAKEGLAIIQQTGLPVVETMREAAQKAIELSK
- the sucD gene encoding succinate--CoA ligase subunit alpha, which gives rise to MSILINKDTKVIVQGITGRDGAFHTSKMKAYGTNVVGGTSPGKAGQEVDGVPVFNSVEDAVKATGANASVIFVPAAFAADAIMEASYAGIELVVCITEHVPVQDMIKVTPVLKKHGTKLIGANCPGLITPDECLIGILPAMIFKKGNVGLISRSGTLTYEVVNMLTESGLGQTTCVGIGGDAVSGLYFIDLLEMYENDPATEAVVLIGEIGGDAEEQAARFIKEKMTKPVVAFIAGQSAPPGKRMGHAGAIISSGSGTAEEKIKAFKAADVPVAKEPREIPGLVKEKLGL